A genomic stretch from Algoriphagus halophilus includes:
- a CDS encoding carbohydrate kinase family protein yields the protein MINKVVVFGEMLWDCLPQGAVPGGAPMNVALHLHQLGLESKLISAVGKDADGEKLLDFLNSFQFQTDLIQQIEEYETSKVLVDDSDLENIKYDIVSPVAWDFIKWNKNMDKVVAESDAFVFGTLGVRNPESLTTLLKLLHHETLRFFDANLRSPYYDFEIIETLLGFADVLKINEDELVIFADFFNVKPSIKAVCQHLDQHFPMDLICVTKGSAGALIYKKGEIIEHAGYQVKVADSIGAGDAFLSGFIKGYLEHKTLAETLDFACKLGAFVASKKGGTPNYSISDLDVM from the coding sequence ATGATCAATAAAGTAGTAGTATTTGGAGAAATGCTGTGGGATTGCCTTCCCCAAGGAGCAGTTCCAGGTGGTGCCCCCATGAATGTGGCGCTTCACCTTCACCAATTAGGTCTTGAATCAAAGCTGATCTCTGCGGTAGGAAAAGATGCCGATGGAGAAAAACTACTCGATTTTCTAAATTCTTTTCAGTTTCAGACAGACTTGATCCAGCAAATTGAAGAATATGAAACGTCCAAAGTTCTGGTGGATGACAGTGATCTTGAAAACATAAAATACGATATCGTATCACCTGTTGCCTGGGACTTTATTAAGTGGAATAAAAATATGGACAAAGTGGTAGCAGAATCAGATGCTTTTGTCTTTGGCACACTGGGAGTAAGAAATCCCGAAAGTCTTACTACGCTCTTGAAGCTTCTTCACCATGAAACCCTGCGTTTTTTTGATGCGAATTTACGTTCGCCATATTATGATTTTGAAATCATTGAGACGCTATTGGGATTTGCCGACGTATTAAAAATCAATGAAGATGAGTTGGTGATTTTCGCAGACTTTTTCAATGTCAAACCTTCCATTAAAGCGGTCTGTCAACATTTAGACCAGCATTTCCCAATGGATTTAATTTGTGTGACTAAAGGATCAGCAGGTGCGTTAATTTATAAAAAGGGTGAAATCATAGAACATGCAGGCTACCAAGTAAAAGTTGCAGATAGTATTGGGGCAGGTGATGCATTTTTAAGTGGGTTTATCAAAGGCTACCTTGAGCATAAAACACTAGCTGAAACACTTGATTTTGCTTGTAAATTAGGGGCTTTCGTAGCCTCCAAAAAAGGAGGAACTCCCAATTACTCCATTTCAGATCTTGATGTGATGTGA
- a CDS encoding 2-hydroxyacid dehydrogenase — MKILIIDKMHKSIISMLEKKGHQVTYSPKITREEIMAQVSVYDGLIIRSKTPMDQPLLEKAVNLKFIGRAGAGLDQIDLDYLVNRGIKLFHAAKGNRDAVAEHALAMLLALFNNIKKSDAEVRKGIWDREGNRGHELMGKTVGIMGYGNMGKSFAKRLKGFGVDIYAYDKYKLNFGANEVKEVIWEKLKAEADILSIHVPLTPETRNFLTIQELESFARPFWLINTARGEVISFKTLNEALDRGILLGAVLDVLENEKFQKFTEEQKEEFEKLASRENVLFSPHVAGWTFESYKKINKVLVKKITKAFK, encoded by the coding sequence ATGAAAATATTGATAATTGACAAAATGCATAAGAGTATTATCTCTATGCTGGAAAAGAAAGGTCATCAGGTTACTTATTCTCCAAAAATTACCAGAGAAGAAATAATGGCTCAAGTGTCAGTCTATGACGGGCTGATTATTCGATCCAAAACACCAATGGATCAACCACTATTGGAGAAAGCTGTCAATTTAAAGTTTATTGGAAGAGCAGGAGCCGGGCTTGATCAAATTGATTTGGATTACTTGGTAAACAGAGGAATCAAACTGTTTCATGCAGCCAAAGGGAATCGAGATGCTGTCGCAGAACATGCTTTGGCCATGTTGTTAGCTCTGTTTAATAATATTAAAAAATCAGATGCTGAGGTCAGAAAAGGTATTTGGGATCGTGAAGGGAATCGTGGTCATGAGTTGATGGGAAAAACCGTTGGGATCATGGGGTACGGCAATATGGGGAAATCTTTTGCTAAACGACTTAAAGGTTTTGGAGTGGATATCTATGCCTACGATAAATATAAATTGAACTTCGGGGCTAATGAAGTGAAAGAAGTGATTTGGGAAAAGTTGAAAGCTGAAGCGGATATCTTAAGTATTCATGTTCCTTTGACTCCAGAGACCAGAAATTTCCTAACTATTCAAGAGTTGGAAAGTTTTGCACGTCCTTTTTGGCTGATCAATACAGCAAGGGGTGAAGTGATCAGTTTTAAGACCTTAAATGAAGCTTTGGACCGCGGCATCTTATTAGGAGCAGTATTGGACGTTTTGGAAAATGAAAAGTTCCAAAAGTTCACCGAGGAGCAAAAAGAAGAGTTTGAAAAGCTTGCTTCTAGAGAAAATGTGCTCTTTAGTCCTCATGTAGCTGGCTGGACATTTGAGTCTTATAAAAAAATAAACAAAGTCTTAGTAAAGAAGATAACAAAAGCGTTTAAATAG
- a CDS encoding HIT family protein, with translation MASIFTKIINREIPAHIVAEDENYIAFLDIMPLVKGHVLVVPKQEVDYIFDLEPEVLAGLHVFAQKVAKAIDKTIKCTRVGVAVIGLEVPHVHVHLVPLRTMDDINFGRPKLKLTPEELAETAEVIKSGF, from the coding sequence ATGGCTTCAATTTTCACCAAGATTATTAATAGAGAAATTCCCGCTCATATTGTGGCTGAGGATGAGAATTACATTGCTTTTTTGGATATTATGCCCTTGGTTAAGGGACATGTCCTGGTGGTTCCAAAACAGGAAGTAGATTACATTTTTGATTTGGAACCTGAAGTATTGGCGGGTTTACATGTCTTTGCGCAAAAAGTAGCCAAGGCCATAGATAAAACCATTAAATGTACGAGAGTAGGAGTGGCGGTAATTGGTTTAGAGGTGCCTCATGTTCACGTTCACTTGGTTCCTTTAAGAACTATGGATGACATTAATTTCGGCAGGCCAAAATTAAAACTCACTCCTGAAGAACTTGCAGAAACTGCAGAGGTGATCAAAAGTGGTTTTTAA
- a CDS encoding sugar porter family MFS transporter has protein sequence MSSKNYAFFVSITAALGGFLFGFDTAVISGAERAIQETWELSDWMHGLAIASALYGTVIGALFGGIPADKFGRQKSLLWIGLFYLISAVGSGLAWDVTSFTFFRFLGGLGVGASSVVAPMYISEIAPAKNRGLLVALYQFNIVFGIVMAYVSNYLIGTAELTQDWRWMLGAEAIPALLYSILIFRIPESPRWLIGKRNDEVQAREILTRTDPEGVDEAIRLAIEEEQKIKQKGSFSAIFKKRFLPTTLMAIMIAFFNQVSGINAIIYFAPRIFEMAGISTESALISTIGIGVVNLIATFLGLYLIDRIGRKKLMYIGSVGYIVSLSLMAYNFLGPGIPSFWLPIFVFAFIASHAIGQGSVIWVFISEMFPNDLRAYGQSTGSFTHWILAAVIANVFPFFANQFGPGYIFSFFAVMMVWQLLWVIFKMPETKGRSLEEIHQNIH, from the coding sequence ATGTCTTCAAAAAACTATGCATTCTTTGTCTCCATTACTGCCGCTTTAGGTGGATTTTTATTTGGCTTTGACACGGCTGTAATTTCCGGTGCCGAGCGGGCTATTCAAGAAACCTGGGAATTAAGTGATTGGATGCATGGATTAGCAATTGCTTCCGCTCTCTACGGGACAGTTATAGGAGCCTTATTCGGAGGAATTCCAGCTGATAAATTTGGTAGACAAAAAAGCTTGCTTTGGATCGGCCTATTTTACCTGATTTCAGCAGTGGGTTCTGGTTTAGCATGGGATGTCACTTCCTTTACCTTTTTCCGATTTTTGGGAGGATTGGGAGTTGGTGCCTCGTCCGTGGTGGCCCCAATGTATATCTCAGAAATCGCACCTGCTAAGAACCGCGGGCTGTTGGTGGCCCTATACCAGTTTAATATTGTCTTTGGAATCGTCATGGCCTATGTCTCCAATTACCTAATTGGTACTGCAGAGCTAACACAAGACTGGCGATGGATGTTGGGTGCGGAAGCTATTCCTGCATTACTTTACTCCATTTTGATTTTCAGAATCCCAGAAAGCCCTAGATGGTTAATAGGTAAAAGAAATGATGAAGTTCAAGCCAGAGAAATTTTGACAAGAACAGATCCTGAAGGAGTGGATGAAGCGATCCGTCTTGCCATAGAGGAAGAACAGAAAATCAAACAAAAAGGAAGTTTTTCAGCCATCTTCAAAAAACGTTTTTTGCCTACCACACTCATGGCAATTATGATCGCCTTTTTCAACCAGGTGTCTGGTATCAATGCAATCATCTATTTCGCTCCCAGAATATTTGAAATGGCTGGAATTTCCACAGAATCCGCTTTAATTTCTACCATTGGAATTGGAGTAGTGAATCTAATTGCAACCTTCCTCGGACTATATTTGATAGATAGAATAGGTAGAAAAAAGCTGATGTACATTGGCTCTGTGGGCTATATAGTGTCACTTTCTTTAATGGCATACAACTTCCTAGGCCCCGGAATTCCCTCATTTTGGTTACCGATATTCGTATTTGCTTTCATCGCTTCGCATGCTATCGGGCAAGGATCCGTCATTTGGGTGTTTATTTCGGAAATGTTCCCCAATGATTTAAGAGCTTATGGCCAATCAACCGGATCATTTACCCATTGGATCTTGGCAGCCGTAATTGCCAATGTATTTCCGTTTTTTGCTAATCAATTTGGCCCCGGGTATATCTTCTCATTCTTTGCTGTCATGATGGTATGGCAATTATTGTGGGTAATATTTAAGATGCCTGAAACAAAAGGAAGATCATTAGAAGAAATTCATCAAAACATTCACTAA
- the greA gene encoding transcription elongation factor GreA — protein sequence MGKVQYYTEEGLKKLKDELQDLKTRGRTDIAKQIAEARDKGDLSENAEYDAAKDAQGHLELKIAKLEAVVGNARVFDNSQMDTSKVGILSTVKIKNVKNGMTVSYTLVSEEEADLKAGKISLGSPFGKGLVGKKKGEVAEINAPAGILQFEILDITY from the coding sequence ATGGGAAAAGTACAATACTACACAGAAGAAGGATTGAAGAAATTGAAGGATGAACTTCAAGATCTTAAGACTAGAGGTCGTACCGATATTGCTAAGCAAATTGCTGAAGCAAGAGATAAAGGTGATTTGAGTGAAAATGCAGAGTATGATGCTGCCAAAGATGCGCAAGGTCATTTGGAATTGAAGATTGCCAAGCTGGAAGCAGTGGTAGGAAATGCACGTGTATTTGATAATTCTCAAATGGATACATCCAAAGTGGGAATACTTAGTACTGTAAAAATTAAAAATGTAAAAAACGGAATGACCGTTTCATATACCTTAGTATCTGAAGAAGAGGCTGACTTGAAAGCTGGAAAAATATCTTTGGGTTCTCCGTTCGGAAAAGGATTGGTTGGGAAGAAAAAAGGAGAGGTAGCAGAAATCAATGCACCAGCAGGAATACTCCAATTCGAAATTTTAGATATTACTTATTAA